The following proteins are encoded in a genomic region of Reichenbachiella sp.:
- a CDS encoding C25 family cysteine peptidase translates to MIRNRCYITLVFLCLLSTAMAQPYGNEWLNANQRYFKIKIGEDGIYRMTQPELAASGFPVTIVDPRRIQLYHQGQEIAIHVEGQIDGSFDSSDYLEFYAEKNDGTTDTKLYNSPTNQPHTYYNIFSDTATYFLTYKVNLVTGLRMSEFSENNTGGLPAENYHINETLLLKTDTYYEGQSYGSDNKIVLPTYDRGEGWTGSFASLGQNLDNTITGLSDQVQDDINPSIEVMLVGGNNNSHNVTILVGQNSGSLREISTATFDADENYLVSEEINWTDMAGGSMLVRATVNGVGGAADRVSVSYIKVDYSKGYDMSSASSSQFVMKTNGGNKSYIDVANAPSNIVLYDITSKSNPISIGTNEGAGTFNAIIDNTGIQRTLFAQSDLKAVTSFEEVSFNFFNPANYNYLMISHSDLRGNTTSGQGDQVTAYKNYRESVSGGGHTVLDIDIETIFNQFNYGNPSPIAIKNFCEYVYDNGTPEFLFLIGKASNVQANYYRQDPDLTTTRHFIPTYGYPGADVPFSTGFDGGSGYGVLATGRINATKPDHIEAYLNKVIEEEALPFNTLRQKNLVHLSGGNTESELNIFRSYIDGFANIADGELLGGESVQLSKNNNSAVEFINISDEINDGVMMVTFFGHSSGSITDIEIGEVSDPAFGYSNKGKYPVFMVNGCLAGDFFSENESFGVDWILTPNLGALSFMAHSHVAFSNNLRRYTNLFYSVAFTDDFFISQSVGEIKKETATRYINTYGASESSVSQVQLVNLQGDPAVKIFGPDKPDYDINEAYIKAETFDNSQLLATVDSFYLEMNIRNFGIYAEDTFDISVIRTFADGSTKIYGPVLYDQVLREDTIQFTINNEVSNASGLNSFTINLDPFNRIDEMDKTNNTASIDVFLSSGSTFNLFPSNLSVQIDPNQAFYFQSSNLLAGTRSFDIEIDTTATFDSQYLISQTLTTKVIGKLSVNLEEKGNIPNGKVFYWRTRFTDPLPTEGDEWTTSSFTLDRTLGEGWAQTNPVQFTEAISEGLELDPNTGLWSFQSPTLQLEVQNYGSDHPSFDYQDTEVLLNDRNYFITNSHADPGCRNNSINFLAFKRQSTVPFKPVSPPGFDELQPLICGVLPQVIFNYTSGDMSNASYGPEAFIDNLENDDKVLIFSLGTVDYSTWTGAFKDALETLGFDRTNLDALQDDEPVIMYGAKNLAAGTARIDTSGVMPKNAQQIFLKETINGSYDTGEISSGLIGPALSWSQLTADIQDSGNPGDDTKVLSVYGVRQDRTEQLLVESPTVNDIDMSTIDATVYPFARVQLEISDPVLQTPQQLRSWRVDYETAPEGLLLLNSQEGTTSPVELQEGQPYNGSYTFWNFSTKDFSDSIKVNYELINVSTSISHADSMNLAPLSSGDSTQFDFDFVTMGNLGLNDMILNTNKNYPNEVYTFNNSARFSNYLMIEPDETNPLVDVSFDGVQIMDGDIVSPTPSIEIILNDENSYLLKEDTTGINIYLKHPCETCDFERIAFSSTTMDWSPATADEDFKSTFTPERLEDGIYSLRVLANDASGNPSGLKPYEINFEVINASTITNFYPYPNPFSSSTRFVFTLTGSEFPEDIKIQILTVSGRVVKEIFMDELGPINIGNNKTEYAWDGHDNYGDQLANGVYLYRVLIKNPGENFKHRETSADRGFKNGFGKMYLLR, encoded by the coding sequence ATGATAAGAAATAGGTGTTATATCACTTTAGTGTTTCTGTGTCTGCTTTCTACAGCAATGGCACAACCTTATGGAAACGAGTGGCTAAATGCCAATCAGAGGTATTTCAAAATCAAAATAGGTGAAGATGGAATTTACCGAATGACCCAGCCAGAATTAGCGGCATCAGGTTTTCCAGTGACTATAGTCGATCCGAGAAGAATTCAGTTGTATCACCAGGGGCAAGAAATCGCCATACACGTCGAAGGGCAAATCGACGGAAGCTTTGATTCGTCTGATTATTTGGAGTTTTATGCAGAAAAAAACGACGGAACTACTGACACTAAACTTTACAATAGTCCGACCAATCAACCACACACCTACTACAATATTTTCTCAGATACAGCTACCTATTTTCTCACGTACAAGGTCAATCTTGTAACTGGTCTTAGAATGAGTGAGTTTTCGGAAAACAACACAGGTGGTCTACCTGCAGAAAACTATCATATCAATGAAACTTTACTACTTAAAACAGACACCTACTATGAAGGACAAAGCTACGGCTCTGATAATAAAATAGTGCTCCCTACCTATGACAGAGGAGAAGGCTGGACCGGAAGCTTTGCTAGCTTAGGTCAGAACCTGGATAATACCATCACTGGATTATCCGACCAAGTGCAAGATGATATTAACCCTTCCATAGAAGTCATGTTAGTTGGCGGCAACAACAACAGTCACAATGTGACCATTTTAGTTGGCCAAAACTCTGGATCACTCAGAGAAATATCCACTGCTACTTTCGATGCGGATGAAAACTATCTTGTTTCAGAAGAGATCAACTGGACTGATATGGCGGGTGGCAGTATGCTTGTAAGAGCTACGGTAAATGGAGTTGGTGGTGCAGCAGATCGCGTTTCTGTTTCGTATATCAAAGTGGATTACAGTAAAGGGTATGACATGAGCTCTGCTAGTAGTAGTCAGTTTGTGATGAAAACGAATGGAGGAAATAAGTCATACATTGATGTAGCTAATGCGCCTTCGAACATTGTCCTTTATGATATTACCTCAAAATCAAACCCAATATCAATAGGTACAAACGAAGGGGCAGGAACCTTCAATGCGATTATTGACAACACGGGCATTCAAAGAACTTTGTTTGCTCAATCTGATTTAAAGGCAGTTACCTCTTTTGAGGAAGTGTCATTCAATTTCTTTAACCCTGCGAATTACAACTATCTTATGATCAGTCACTCTGATTTGAGAGGTAACACAACCAGTGGTCAGGGAGATCAAGTGACAGCTTATAAGAACTACCGAGAATCAGTCTCTGGAGGCGGTCATACGGTTCTGGATATTGACATCGAAACCATCTTCAATCAATTTAACTACGGCAACCCCTCTCCCATTGCCATTAAAAACTTCTGCGAGTATGTTTATGACAATGGAACACCTGAATTCCTTTTCTTAATTGGTAAAGCCTCCAATGTTCAAGCCAATTACTACCGACAGGATCCAGATCTAACCACTACCAGACATTTCATTCCTACGTATGGTTATCCGGGAGCCGATGTTCCTTTTTCTACTGGATTTGATGGTGGCAGTGGATATGGCGTATTGGCCACCGGCAGAATCAATGCTACCAAGCCGGATCACATTGAAGCTTACTTAAATAAAGTCATAGAAGAAGAAGCCTTGCCCTTTAATACATTAAGGCAAAAAAATTTAGTTCACCTGAGTGGTGGCAACACCGAATCTGAACTTAATATTTTCCGATCCTATATTGATGGTTTTGCAAATATTGCAGACGGCGAACTATTGGGAGGAGAATCTGTGCAGCTATCCAAAAACAACAATAGCGCAGTAGAGTTTATTAATATTTCAGACGAGATCAATGATGGCGTCATGATGGTTACTTTCTTTGGTCACTCGAGCGGCAGCATTACTGACATTGAAATTGGGGAGGTTTCAGACCCTGCCTTCGGATATTCTAACAAAGGAAAATACCCTGTCTTTATGGTCAATGGCTGTCTGGCAGGTGACTTCTTTAGTGAAAATGAATCATTTGGTGTTGATTGGATTCTCACCCCTAACCTCGGTGCATTAAGTTTCATGGCACACAGCCATGTGGCATTTTCCAATAACTTAAGGAGATATACCAATCTATTTTATTCCGTTGCTTTTACAGACGATTTCTTTATTAGCCAATCAGTAGGAGAAATTAAGAAGGAGACCGCGACGAGATACATCAACACCTATGGAGCTTCAGAATCTTCGGTATCTCAGGTTCAACTAGTGAACTTGCAAGGTGACCCAGCGGTTAAGATATTCGGACCGGACAAACCTGATTACGACATCAATGAGGCTTACATCAAGGCAGAAACATTTGATAATTCACAGCTACTGGCAACTGTAGATTCATTTTATCTCGAAATGAATATTCGAAACTTTGGAATCTATGCGGAAGATACTTTTGATATTTCAGTAATCCGGACTTTCGCAGATGGGAGCACTAAAATTTATGGACCTGTATTATATGACCAAGTACTGCGAGAGGACACCATTCAATTCACCATTAACAACGAAGTGAGCAATGCCTCTGGATTAAACTCTTTTACTATCAACCTGGACCCATTCAATAGAATAGATGAAATGGACAAGACCAATAATACAGCATCGATAGATGTGTTTTTATCATCCGGAAGTACTTTCAATCTTTTCCCAAGTAACTTATCTGTACAAATAGATCCTAACCAAGCGTTTTATTTTCAATCCTCCAACTTACTTGCTGGCACCCGTTCCTTTGATATAGAAATAGATACAACAGCTACATTCGATAGTCAATATTTAATCAGTCAAACGCTAACCACGAAGGTAATTGGTAAGCTTAGTGTGAACCTTGAGGAAAAAGGAAACATACCGAATGGCAAAGTATTTTACTGGCGCACTCGTTTTACAGATCCACTACCCACTGAAGGAGACGAATGGACAACTAGCTCATTTACTCTAGATAGAACTCTCGGCGAAGGATGGGCGCAGACCAATCCTGTCCAATTCACTGAGGCAATATCAGAAGGACTTGAATTGGATCCGAATACTGGACTATGGAGTTTTCAGTCACCTACACTACAACTTGAAGTACAAAATTACGGATCCGATCACCCTAGCTTCGATTATCAAGACACCGAAGTTTTGCTCAATGATAGAAACTACTTCATTACCAACTCCCATGCAGATCCCGGGTGTAGAAACAACTCCATTAATTTCCTTGCCTTTAAAAGACAATCTACTGTACCCTTTAAGCCTGTGTCGCCACCAGGATTTGATGAACTGCAACCGTTGATTTGTGGTGTATTACCACAAGTAATTTTCAACTATACTTCGGGGGATATGAGTAACGCTTCTTACGGCCCGGAGGCATTTATTGATAATCTCGAAAATGATGACAAAGTGCTGATTTTTTCACTTGGTACGGTTGACTATTCAACTTGGACAGGGGCATTTAAAGATGCATTGGAAACCTTAGGTTTTGATAGGACGAATCTCGATGCACTTCAAGACGACGAACCGGTCATTATGTATGGGGCAAAAAACTTAGCGGCAGGTACTGCAAGAATTGACACCTCTGGCGTCATGCCTAAAAATGCGCAACAGATCTTTTTGAAAGAAACTATTAATGGTAGTTATGACACAGGAGAAATTTCCTCAGGACTAATTGGGCCAGCTTTGTCCTGGTCTCAGTTGACTGCAGACATTCAGGATTCTGGCAATCCCGGCGATGATACCAAAGTACTCTCTGTTTATGGGGTAAGGCAGGATCGCACCGAACAGCTACTCGTTGAAAGCCCAACTGTCAACGACATTGATATGAGCACAATTGATGCTACCGTCTATCCATTTGCACGAGTGCAATTGGAGATTAGTGATCCTGTACTCCAAACTCCTCAACAATTGAGATCATGGCGGGTGGATTACGAAACTGCACCTGAAGGATTATTGCTTCTAAACAGTCAAGAAGGAACTACAAGTCCCGTAGAACTTCAAGAGGGACAACCTTACAACGGTTCTTATACCTTCTGGAATTTCTCTACAAAAGATTTTTCTGACTCTATAAAAGTGAACTATGAACTTATCAATGTTAGCACCAGTATTTCCCATGCTGACTCAATGAATCTTGCTCCTTTAAGCAGCGGAGATTCGACTCAATTTGATTTTGATTTTGTAACCATGGGCAACTTGGGGCTGAATGACATGATTCTGAATACCAACAAGAATTATCCAAATGAGGTCTATACTTTCAACAATTCGGCACGCTTTTCTAATTATTTAATGATTGAACCTGATGAGACGAATCCCTTAGTTGACGTATCATTTGATGGTGTACAAATCATGGATGGTGATATAGTATCCCCAACCCCATCTATAGAAATAATCCTCAATGACGAAAATTCCTATCTACTAAAAGAGGATACAACAGGTATAAATATCTATCTAAAACACCCCTGTGAAACTTGTGATTTTGAGCGTATCGCCTTTAGTAGCACAACTATGGACTGGTCGCCTGCTACCGCTGATGAAGACTTTAAAAGTACCTTCACCCCAGAACGGTTGGAAGATGGTATCTATAGTCTAAGAGTATTGGCGAATGATGCTTCTGGCAATCCTTCCGGATTGAAACCTTATGAAATAAATTTTGAAGTCATTAATGCTTCTACCATCACAAATTTCTACCCCTACCCTAATCCATTCTCGTCGAGTACACGGTTTGTATTCACCCTCACAGGCTCCGAGTTTCCCGAGGACATTAAAATTCAAATCCTTACCGTATCTGGGA
- a CDS encoding PadR family transcriptional regulator codes for MKIENTQVQMRKGILEFCILQIISRGEVYASDMLEELTSAKIMVVEGTLYPLLTRLRKAGLVDYKWVESKSGPPRKYYTITDEGTEFLGKLDDTWKELVTSTKKISAKKVSKTKATKS; via the coding sequence ATGAAGATAGAAAACACACAAGTACAGATGAGAAAGGGCATTCTTGAGTTTTGCATTTTGCAAATTATATCAAGAGGGGAGGTATATGCTTCCGACATGCTCGAAGAACTCACCTCAGCAAAAATCATGGTAGTAGAAGGTACGTTGTATCCGCTACTTACTCGCCTGAGAAAGGCTGGTTTGGTAGATTACAAATGGGTGGAATCCAAGTCAGGTCCGCCTAGGAAGTATTATACAATCACTGATGAAGGAACCGAGTTTTTAGGTAAATTAGATGATACCTGGAAAGAATTGGTAACGTCTACTAAAAAGATCAGTGCTAAAAAGGTATCAAAAACCAAAGCAACCAAATCATGA
- a CDS encoding PspC domain-containing protein — protein sequence MKKNISINISGIIFHIEEDGYAQLKEYLETINNYFSNYEDSAEIIADIESRVAEIFLSKLDDGKQIINHDDVQSLIDTMGTVADFEALEDDEPAAVKEEPTAEEKQEKKEKQKEEQRAHDAEDPGKQKLHRDEKRKVIGGVAAGIAYYFSIDPLWIRLIAVLLLLNIFLSFMSGAVLITYIILWIVIPGSTTLGDDEEVKKMFRDPDNQVLGGVSSGIAAYFGADVTLIRLIFVLSIFLGGTGLIIYIILWMITPVAKSLTDKMQMQGEPVTLSNIEHNVKKSLKQEEGEESAIAKVLLFPFRLIAALFTALGGLLGPFSRVLMDVVRVLAGLVVTMIGVSGMISLFVAAGILLGLFTGFGDWISATFLPAGILAESVSGFTFLAVFLTAFIPFLVLCLLGISIVTKSMVLRAPLGWSIFGVWVICLISLSIAVPSVVGEFRNEGSFRESRTFDLDRSEPILLTLDYVDFSGIDATSLKLRGHEDSVVRLDMRYEAHGRSRQEAEKNAQMITYEVRQKANELIFDSDYTFKSRSKFRAQELDMTLYIPYNQKFIMDDDMVDIIENTFNRNGYRNWQITTNNEWIFTEEGLDCLTCSERYNSRGLLDRGDREDARSKSKSKRKEKYKVKSYDGEPMSFDIRDFDELEVGGIYNVYITQGDDYAIEVKGKERYKQDVLIKKYGNILEIDMAGRKWDILKDLDDEFRLDVFITMPGLEKINSKGLSYFELKDFEVDDLEIDLGGASSGEMNLEARELKVYLNGASSLDLEGESQYLEVDVSGASTLKAFDHESETVEVSASGASNVRVNANRRLSVDANGLSTVRYKGDADVNVINEDELSTVKRSGR from the coding sequence ATGAAGAAAAATATTAGTATCAATATAAGCGGTATTATTTTTCATATAGAAGAAGATGGATATGCTCAATTGAAAGAGTATTTAGAAACCATCAATAACTATTTTTCTAATTATGAAGATAGCGCTGAGATCATTGCAGATATTGAAAGTAGGGTGGCAGAGATATTCTTGTCGAAGCTGGATGACGGCAAGCAAATCATCAATCATGACGATGTTCAATCATTGATTGATACCATGGGAACCGTAGCCGACTTTGAGGCACTGGAAGATGATGAACCTGCTGCAGTAAAAGAAGAACCCACAGCCGAAGAAAAGCAAGAGAAGAAAGAAAAGCAGAAAGAGGAACAACGTGCTCATGATGCCGAGGATCCTGGAAAGCAAAAACTTCATCGCGATGAAAAGAGAAAAGTCATCGGAGGTGTAGCTGCTGGTATAGCTTACTATTTCAGTATTGATCCACTCTGGATTCGTTTGATAGCCGTTTTGCTTTTGCTCAATATATTCTTAAGCTTTATGAGTGGAGCTGTGTTAATCACTTACATCATTCTCTGGATCGTTATTCCAGGGTCAACCACGCTGGGAGATGATGAGGAGGTCAAAAAGATGTTTCGTGACCCTGACAATCAGGTGTTGGGTGGTGTATCTAGTGGTATAGCGGCTTATTTCGGAGCTGATGTCACTTTGATTCGATTGATTTTCGTGCTATCCATTTTCCTCGGTGGAACTGGGCTGATTATTTACATCATCTTGTGGATGATTACACCAGTCGCCAAGTCTCTCACAGACAAAATGCAGATGCAAGGTGAGCCAGTCACCTTGTCTAATATCGAGCACAATGTCAAGAAGAGTTTAAAACAGGAAGAAGGCGAAGAAAGTGCGATAGCTAAAGTTTTACTTTTTCCATTCCGGTTGATCGCAGCATTGTTTACTGCCTTGGGAGGATTGCTGGGGCCTTTCTCCAGAGTATTGATGGATGTCGTTAGAGTATTAGCCGGTCTTGTAGTCACTATGATTGGAGTATCTGGTATGATCAGTTTGTTTGTAGCTGCTGGTATTTTACTTGGTTTATTCACAGGTTTTGGAGACTGGATTAGCGCTACTTTTTTACCTGCAGGAATATTAGCTGAAAGTGTTTCTGGTTTTACTTTTCTAGCCGTATTCTTGACTGCCTTCATTCCTTTTTTGGTGTTGTGTTTATTGGGTATTTCAATTGTTACCAAAAGCATGGTTCTTCGTGCACCACTAGGCTGGTCAATTTTTGGTGTATGGGTCATCTGCCTGATCAGCTTGTCTATCGCTGTACCTAGTGTGGTTGGTGAATTCAGAAATGAAGGTTCATTTCGAGAATCCAGAACTTTTGATTTGGATAGATCTGAACCGATTCTTTTGACTTTGGACTATGTAGACTTTAGTGGAATTGATGCAACCAGTTTGAAGTTGCGTGGTCATGAAGACTCTGTGGTCAGATTGGATATGAGATATGAAGCACATGGTCGATCTCGTCAGGAAGCAGAAAAGAATGCGCAAATGATAACCTATGAGGTGCGTCAGAAAGCCAATGAACTGATTTTTGATTCAGATTATACGTTCAAGAGTAGATCGAAATTTCGAGCACAGGAATTGGATATGACCTTATACATTCCTTACAACCAAAAATTTATCATGGACGATGATATGGTTGATATTATCGAGAATACCTTCAATAGAAACGGCTATAGAAATTGGCAAATTACAACTAACAATGAATGGATTTTCACTGAAGAGGGATTGGATTGTCTGACTTGTAGCGAGCGATATAATTCCCGAGGTCTACTTGATCGAGGCGACCGGGAGGATGCAAGATCGAAATCAAAATCGAAAAGAAAGGAAAAGTATAAGGTGAAGTCATACGATGGCGAACCTATGAGCTTTGATATTAGAGATTTTGATGAATTGGAAGTAGGAGGTATTTACAACGTATATATTACGCAAGGTGATGATTACGCCATCGAAGTAAAAGGCAAAGAACGTTACAAGCAGGATGTATTGATCAAGAAATATGGCAACATTTTGGAAATAGATATGGCAGGTAGAAAATGGGACATCTTGAAAGATCTAGACGATGAATTTCGACTGGATGTCTTCATTACCATGCCTGGATTAGAAAAAATCAACAGTAAAGGGTTATCCTATTTCGAACTCAAAGACTTTGAAGTAGATGATTTGGAAATTGATCTTGGTGGAGCTTCTTCAGGCGAAATGAATTTGGAGGCTAGAGAGCTGAAAGTTTATCTCAATGGTGCCAGTTCCTTGGATTTAGAAGGGGAATCTCAATATCTGGAAGTGGATGTGTCTGGAGCCTCTACGCTTAAGGCCTTCGATCATGAATCTGAAACTGTCGAAGTTTCTGCCTCAGGAGCTTCAAATGTCAGAGTGAATGCCAATCGAAGATTGTCTGTAGATGCCAACGGACTAAGCACGGTGAGGTATAAAGGTGACGCTGATGTGAATGTGATCAACGAAGATGAATTGAGTACCGTGAAAAGATCTGGTCGATAA
- a CDS encoding cytochrome-c peroxidase, which yields MKSSFFQLSLLAFTTLFISCDSTEPDEIEVSPDLSFDMVMATFGDNLDPTNLPNYANQKIPNYINEDNTGDNQITDGGALLGRVLFYDKKLSSNNTIACASCHQQAFAFGDQAVASTGVSGFTGRHSMRLINARFAEEESFFWDERANSLEEQTTMPIQDHIEMGFSGQNGDPDMDSLINKLSEEGHYAELFTLAFGDGEITESRMQNAMAQFIRSIVSFDSKYDIGRASANNNNDSFSNFTDLENEGKRLFMQRAELNNQGVRIGGGLDCNTCHSAPEFDIDPDSRNNGIITALDGSLDTEVTKSPSLRDLFGTDGSANGPFMHNGFSTDFNEVLDHYESVPMGNNTDRRLSGDGGRRGGGDDMVRNLAITDQEKEAVLAFMKTLTGSNVYTDEKWSDPFE from the coding sequence ATGAAGAGTTCATTTTTTCAATTGTCCCTCCTTGCATTTACTACCCTATTCATTTCTTGTGACTCTACGGAGCCTGATGAAATAGAAGTGTCCCCCGACCTGTCATTCGATATGGTGATGGCTACCTTCGGAGACAATCTTGACCCTACCAACCTTCCCAACTATGCCAATCAAAAAATTCCCAATTATATCAATGAAGACAACACAGGTGACAATCAAATAACCGACGGTGGTGCATTATTGGGACGTGTTTTATTCTATGATAAAAAACTCTCGTCGAATAACACGATCGCTTGCGCCAGTTGCCACCAACAAGCCTTCGCCTTTGGTGATCAAGCAGTAGCATCTACAGGTGTAAGCGGCTTCACCGGGCGGCACAGTATGCGTTTGATCAATGCCCGATTTGCTGAAGAAGAGAGTTTCTTCTGGGACGAAAGAGCGAATAGCTTGGAAGAACAAACCACCATGCCCATTCAAGATCACATTGAAATGGGATTTAGCGGACAAAATGGCGATCCGGATATGGATAGCCTTATCAATAAGTTGAGTGAAGAAGGACACTACGCAGAGCTTTTCACTTTGGCTTTTGGTGATGGTGAAATCACAGAGTCCCGAATGCAAAACGCAATGGCTCAGTTCATCAGAAGCATTGTTTCTTTCGATTCAAAATATGATATAGGTAGAGCTTCCGCAAACAACAACAATGACAGTTTTTCCAATTTCACAGATTTGGAAAACGAAGGCAAAAGGCTTTTTATGCAAAGAGCTGAATTGAATAATCAAGGCGTAAGAATAGGTGGCGGACTGGATTGCAATACCTGTCATAGCGCACCTGAATTCGACATCGATCCGGATTCGAGAAATAATGGGATCATTACCGCATTGGATGGCAGTCTGGATACAGAGGTAACCAAATCCCCATCTTTGAGAGACCTATTTGGTACGGATGGATCGGCCAATGGCCCCTTTATGCACAATGGATTCTCTACTGATTTCAATGAGGTGCTAGACCATTATGAAAGCGTACCTATGGGCAACAATACAGATAGACGACTCTCTGGCGATGGTGGCAGACGAGGCGGTGGAGATGATATGGTTCGAAATTTAGCCATTACTGACCAGGAGAAAGAAGCCGTATTGGCTTTTATGAAAACACTTACTGGAAGCAATGTATACACCGATGAGAAATGGTCTGATCCTTTTGAATGA